CGATTCGGATCCGCACGGCGAACGATGATTTTATCCCGTTTTAATCGCGGCTTAATCCGCCATTGAAGCCCCAATAAACATGCGGCTTTATATTGGAATCAAAAGGAACGGTTGGAGGAGGGTGGCATGAATTCGCTGTTGCAGACGATTGACCGTTTCGACCAGCGTCTTTTGTTGGCGCTTCACCGGAGGCGGGATGGCAAAGGGCGGCGTTTGCTGGAACGCCTCACGCATGGCGGCGGATTGCGCCTCCAAAGCATGATGATCCTCTCCGCCCTCTTGATACCGGCCACCCGGTCTCTGGGCCTGCGATGGGCCGCCGTTCAACTGACAGTCACGCTCCTGGTGCAGCTTCTCAAGGCGGTGGTGGCAAGGGTCCGGCCCTATGAAGCGCTGGCCGGGGTCACCCCGGTCCGGCCGGAGCGCGATTTCTCCTTCCCTTCGGGGCATACCGCCGCTTCCTTCGCCACTGCGGCCGTGCTCGGCGGGGGCTATCCGCCGCTGGCCGGTTGCTGGTTCGCGCTGGCCGCGGCCATCGGATATTCCCGGATCTGGCTCGGCGTTCACTATCCCAGCGACGTCCTGGCGGGCGCGCTCTGCGGCCTGGGAACCGCGCTCCTGATGCTATATAAGTTGAATTAAATATCGATGGAACTCACCCTCGCCCTCTCTTTTTAAGAAAGAGAGGGTAACCCTGAGCCTCCGTCGTCAAACACTGATTGTCTTTTGGTTAAAATCCTTAATTAATAAGCTTTTTACGTAGCCTGGATCCCTCTCGAAAAAGAAAGGAAGAATAGGTCATGGCCGAACCGGCGCTTTCGATTCCGAATATTCTCCGGACCCGGCTTCCGGAACTGCCCTGGCTCCAACGGGCGGTGGTGAAATCCTTATTGCTGGGATGCGGCCGCTGGATCCGGGTCGAAGGGGCCGGAAACCTCGAGCTGGTCGCGGATCCCGCGATCTTCGCGCTGAATCACAACTGCTCCTATGAGACGCTGCTGATCCCCGCTTACCTGCTCTTCCGGCGCAAGGGACGGACCGTCGGTTTCGTCTGCGACTGGATGTTCGGCAAGATCCCGGTCCTCGGCTGGCTTTTCCGGCAAGTCGATCCGATCTATGTCTATAACAAGCCGTCCACGCTCGGCCTGTTGGAGCGGTGCCGGCCCGGGGCGGACCGCCGGCCCGCGGTGAGCGCCCAATGTCTCGACCGCCTGGCGGCGGGCCGCAGTATCGCGCTGTTCCCCGAGGGAACCCGCAACCGCGACCCCCGCAACCTGCTCCGGGGCAGGAAAGGCGTCGGCCGGATCATCCTCGGCAGCGACGCGCCCTTGCTGCCCATCGGGATCGACTTTCCGGCCCGGCTGGAACAGGAACGGATTCCGGCCTGCGGCCCGCTCATCATCCGCTTCGGGACGCCCCGCCGCTTTGAAGCGGAACGGGCCCTCTACCGCCGGCTCGCCGCCGCGTCGGACCTCAGTGAGCGATCGCGCCAGCGCCTGGCGGAGTATCTGGTCCGGCGGGTGACCCACGCCGCGATGACCGAGATCGCCGCCTTATCGGGCAAAAACTATCCGTTTCCAGCTCCGGCCGAGCCCGCCGAGGGGGAACGGTTTTTTCATATGATCCCTGCCGATCACTGAAATCAAAAACAGGAGGAGAGAATCATGGCCTTTACGGAGATTACGACCTTGAAAGTATGCGATGAAACCACCCGCAGCCAGGCGTTGCAAGTGATTGAGCAAGTTTATCTGAAAGAGAAGCAATGGATCCGGCTGCCGGAGAACGAGATCCCCCATAACATCGGAGAATCGGCCCAATACTCCTGGTTTCTGGCCCTGGTCAATCAGAAGCCGGCCGGCGTGATCCGCCTGGTTTACGATCCTTCGCTGGAGTTTCCGCCGGAATTGGAAGTCACCCTGGACGCCGGGGTCGATCTGGACCGGATGGCCCGGGAATGCCGGGTGGCGGATATCGGACGTTTCATGATCGCCCCCGAATTCCGGAAGAACATCCGGGTGGTCCTGAAACTGATGCGCGCCGCCATCCAGGAGGTCGTCGAACGGGGCTATACCCATTTTCTGACCGATGTCTTTGAGAGCGACCCCAATTCACCGTTGCATTTCCACACCAAGATCCTGGGCTTTGAACGCATCGGCAGCCACCTCCGGGGCGAGCTGAACTGCAGCAGCACCCGGATCATTCTGACCCTGGACATTCTGAAGGCTTACCAACGCTTGCGGGAGCGCAAGGACAAGATTTATCTCGAGGTTACCGAGGGCATTCGCGAACTGCTCGATGAAAAATTGGCGAAACGTATCGCCATGTAAGCCGGACGGTGGAAGATGAAAGGACGGCCATTCTGCCAACGATTGGAGCGGGTCTTCGCTGAGACTCCGCTGGTTCACGCGTCCCGGACCGACCGGTTCCTAATCGTCAGCGATCTGCACCTGGGTGACGGCGGATCGCACGACGATTTCCGGCCCAACGCCGAGATCTTCCGCACCGTGCTCGAACGTTTCTATCTCCCCCGGGGCTACCGGCTGATCCTGAACGGCGATATCGAGGAGTTGCAGCGTTTCCCCATGGAACGGATCGTCCGGCGCTGGCAGCCCATTTACCGGCTTTTTGAAGCATTCGCCGCGCAAAACGGCCTCTACCGGATCGTGGGCAACCATGACCGGACTCTGGCGTCCCTGGCGGCACCGCCGGGCGGAGCCAAGGCCTTTCCAGCGCTCAAACTGGAATTCGACCGAAACATCATCTTCATCTTCCACGGCCACCAGGCCACCCTGCTGATGGACCGCTTCAACCTGCTATGCGGCCTGGTGCTGCGGTATATCGCCAATCCGATCGGGATCAAGAACTATGCCCGCTCCCACCGGAGCAAGGTCCGGTTCCAGACCGAACGGCGCGTCTACGGCTTCTCCCGCGATCGTAAGATCGTCTCGCTGATCGGCCATACCCACCGGCCGCTCTTTGAGTCACTGTCCCCGCTGGACGCGCTGCAATTCAAGATCGAACAGCTGTGCCGGGAATACGCCCGTTCCGGCCGGAACGCCCAGGGACAACTGGCCGGGGCGATCCGCGCCTGCCAGTCCGAGTTGAGCTACTGGCTGACGATGAACCGGGCCGAGGCCAGCCGCGGCAGCCTTTATAACCGGGATCTGCTGGTCCCCTGCCTCTTCAATACCGGCGCCGTCATCGGCAAGCAGGGCTTTACCGCCCTGGAGATCGATCGCGGCCTGATCAATCTGGCGCAGTGGACGGAGCCGCAGAAATCCCCGGCGGCCGCGGGAGCCGGATGGCGCCGCCCGGCCGAACCACTGGAAGGCAGCGACTATTGCCGGATCGTCTTGAAACAGGAGCAATTAGATTACATCTTTGCCAGAATCAAGTTATTGGCCTGAATTCACTCAGTGGGTTAGAATGGAGGAAGAAGAGCCGGTCCGCGACGAGCGGCCGCTCTGTCGGAGACATTGCGAAGGCACGAGGGAAAAATCCGCAATCAGCTCATGGCAAAC
This is a stretch of genomic DNA from Hydrogenispora ethanolica. It encodes these proteins:
- a CDS encoding GNAT family N-acetyltransferase, coding for MAFTEITTLKVCDETTRSQALQVIEQVYLKEKQWIRLPENEIPHNIGESAQYSWFLALVNQKPAGVIRLVYDPSLEFPPELEVTLDAGVDLDRMARECRVADIGRFMIAPEFRKNIRVVLKLMRAAIQEVVERGYTHFLTDVFESDPNSPLHFHTKILGFERIGSHLRGELNCSSTRIILTLDILKAYQRLRERKDKIYLEVTEGIRELLDEKLAKRIAM
- a CDS encoding lysophospholipid acyltransferase family protein, coding for MAEPALSIPNILRTRLPELPWLQRAVVKSLLLGCGRWIRVEGAGNLELVADPAIFALNHNCSYETLLIPAYLLFRRKGRTVGFVCDWMFGKIPVLGWLFRQVDPIYVYNKPSTLGLLERCRPGADRRPAVSAQCLDRLAAGRSIALFPEGTRNRDPRNLLRGRKGVGRIILGSDAPLLPIGIDFPARLEQERIPACGPLIIRFGTPRRFEAERALYRRLAAASDLSERSRQRLAEYLVRRVTHAAMTEIAALSGKNYPFPAPAEPAEGERFFHMIPADH
- a CDS encoding phosphatase PAP2 family protein, translating into MNSLLQTIDRFDQRLLLALHRRRDGKGRRLLERLTHGGGLRLQSMMILSALLIPATRSLGLRWAAVQLTVTLLVQLLKAVVARVRPYEALAGVTPVRPERDFSFPSGHTAASFATAAVLGGGYPPLAGCWFALAAAIGYSRIWLGVHYPSDVLAGALCGLGTALLMLYKLN
- a CDS encoding metallophosphoesterase, whose amino-acid sequence is MKGRPFCQRLERVFAETPLVHASRTDRFLIVSDLHLGDGGSHDDFRPNAEIFRTVLERFYLPRGYRLILNGDIEELQRFPMERIVRRWQPIYRLFEAFAAQNGLYRIVGNHDRTLASLAAPPGGAKAFPALKLEFDRNIIFIFHGHQATLLMDRFNLLCGLVLRYIANPIGIKNYARSHRSKVRFQTERRVYGFSRDRKIVSLIGHTHRPLFESLSPLDALQFKIEQLCREYARSGRNAQGQLAGAIRACQSELSYWLTMNRAEASRGSLYNRDLLVPCLFNTGAVIGKQGFTALEIDRGLINLAQWTEPQKSPAAAGAGWRRPAEPLEGSDYCRIVLKQEQLDYIFARIKLLA